DNA from Candidatus Izemoplasma sp.:
GACCATATCACTAACCTCTAAATCACTACCAATGTTTGTAGCTAAACGAATCACACTGTTTACAACATCGATATATAGTAAGTAAGCAATTAAAAACATAAACACATAACGGTACGCACGAATTTCTTTAAATGTCCCGCCTAAACGCTTAAAACTTAGTATTAATGAGTTTTTAACCCGTTCAATATTATAAGTCTGTTCAACATCTTTAATCAGTGGTATTGAGTAGATAAACCACCAAATAATTGAAATTATAAACGCAAAACTAATGGTTAAGCGCCGCATTGAGTATTCACTTACACCAAAATTCTCTGGTGTAATTATTCCAAAAAGATATAATGCATACGGAATCAATCCAATAAAGAATGGGATAAGACTCCCAATATATCCCCATGCATACCCTGTAGAGCTTACAACATCCATGCGGTCTTCGGTGGTTACATCAACTAAGAAGGCATCATATATAACATTGGTCAAATTATATCCAATTGAGGTAATCGCAAAGATCACCAACAACGTAATCCAATCATATCCTGGTATACTTAATCCAACGCCACCAATTAATCCCATAGATAAGAAAATAATGAAGAATTTTTTCTTATTACCTCGATAATTGGACCAAGCCCCTATGACAGGACTCAATAAAGCCACAGTAAGGGCTAAAGCACTTGTAAGATATTTAAATAACGATGAGCCGGGAATCCATAAAGCTTTATATTCTTCAGTAACAACTTGTGTATCACCAATTAAATGATACTTCTCTATGCCATCTGCTACATGTGGTCCCATATATACCAACTCGTATAAAAGGGGCAAGAAGATGGTAATAACAGTTAGTATAAAAGCACTATTCGCAACATCGTATAATACCCATGCACGTTCTTTCTTTGTTAAATGCGGCAATTTAAACATTTGAATTCTCCCATCTTTTATCAACTTAACTCATTTTAATTAATTATACCATAAACCATCTAAAAACCGATGGATAATCCCTAAATAACTAAAATTCAAATGGTTAAACTATTGACAGGAGAAAGTAACCATTGTATGTTATAATAGATGTAGGTGACAGTATGAAATCAATTAGTGAACATGTGAAGCAATTGAATTTATTTTCAAAAGATAGCCCCGTTGTCGTCGCGGTGAGTACCG
Protein-coding regions in this window:
- a CDS encoding MFS transporter; this translates as MFKLPHLTKKERAWVLYDVANSAFILTVITIFLPLLYELVYMGPHVADGIEKYHLIGDTQVVTEEYKALWIPGSSLFKYLTSALALTVALLSPVIGAWSNYRGNKKKFFIIFLSMGLIGGVGLSIPGYDWITLLVIFAITSIGYNLTNVIYDAFLVDVTTEDRMDVVSSTGYAWGYIGSLIPFFIGLIPYALYLFGIITPENFGVSEYSMRRLTISFAFIISIIWWFIYSIPLIKDVEQTYNIERVKNSLILSFKRLGGTFKEIRAYRYVFMFLIAYLLYIDVVNSVIRLATNIGSDLEVSDMVMLGVIVMVQVIAFPSAIFYGRLTKRFGGKTMIYYGILTYAIGVFLVYSITAETTYFMWFVGALIGTAQGGIQSISRSYFAKMVPKEKANDFFGFYSIFGRFGGIFSPFLIAFFQVRLGTNLAVLLLLIPLAIASIILFFVKADTPVVVHE